In Methylomonas sp. MK1, the following are encoded in one genomic region:
- the istA gene encoding IS21 family transposase yields the protein MEVITEIRRLHFVENVTVSALAKLFKLSRPTIRKHLNTLEEPVYPIRKEQPHPKLGDYLKLLDDWLAKDACLPRKQRRTAQRLFECLQVEGYIGGYTAVQRRVKDWKLNHSGKPIAKQAFVPLCFPPGETCQFDWSHETAVLGGVEQIVKVAHFRLTYSRQMFVIAYPRETQEMVLDAHNQAFAFFGGVPKRMVYDNLKTVVDAIFVGKERRFNRRFLTLANHYLFEPIACTPEAGWEKGQVENQVGNIREWLFTPLPHCANFAELNAWLARRCQELSARPHPEQTSRSTAECFAEERPVLLPIKAPFEGYVESMRRVSSQCLICIDRNRYSVPAAWANRVVSVRLTAHRVCMVANGKVLADHERRFGRDQLICDPWHYLPVLEKKPGALRHGAPFVTWDLPVSIKVVRDRILKQDRGDRAFVDLLLIPTGHKWRETWGKPVWIRWMWPVI from the coding sequence ATGGAAGTCATAACCGAAATCAGGCGATTGCATTTTGTTGAGAATGTCACCGTCAGCGCCTTGGCGAAATTGTTCAAGCTGTCCCGTCCCACTATTCGTAAGCACCTCAATACACTCGAAGAGCCGGTTTATCCAATCCGAAAGGAGCAACCTCACCCGAAGCTAGGCGACTATCTCAAGCTGCTAGATGACTGGCTAGCAAAAGACGCTTGCTTACCTCGCAAGCAGAGACGTACCGCTCAAAGGCTATTCGAGTGTTTGCAGGTTGAAGGTTATATCGGTGGGTACACGGCGGTGCAGCGTCGTGTCAAAGACTGGAAGCTAAATCACTCTGGCAAACCCATCGCCAAACAGGCCTTCGTGCCTTTATGCTTCCCACCTGGTGAAACGTGCCAGTTCGACTGGAGTCATGAAACGGCCGTGCTTGGCGGCGTGGAACAAATCGTCAAGGTGGCGCATTTCCGTTTGACCTACAGTCGGCAAATGTTTGTCATTGCTTATCCGCGTGAAACCCAAGAAATGGTATTGGACGCCCATAATCAGGCATTCGCGTTCTTCGGCGGCGTACCCAAACGCATGGTGTACGACAATCTGAAAACCGTGGTGGATGCGATCTTTGTTGGCAAGGAGCGGCGCTTTAATCGCCGTTTCCTCACCTTAGCCAATCACTATTTGTTTGAGCCTATAGCCTGTACGCCGGAAGCGGGCTGGGAGAAGGGGCAGGTCGAAAATCAGGTCGGCAATATTCGCGAATGGTTATTCACGCCACTGCCGCATTGTGCCAACTTTGCCGAGTTGAATGCTTGGCTGGCAAGACGTTGCCAGGAGCTGTCGGCACGACCGCATCCCGAACAGACTAGCCGCTCAACAGCGGAATGCTTCGCGGAAGAGCGGCCAGTGCTACTGCCCATCAAGGCGCCCTTCGAGGGTTATGTGGAATCGATGCGCCGAGTATCCAGCCAGTGCCTGATCTGTATTGATCGCAATCGGTATAGTGTCCCGGCAGCCTGGGCCAATCGCGTGGTATCGGTAAGACTCACGGCTCATCGCGTCTGTATGGTGGCGAATGGTAAAGTGCTTGCCGACCATGAACGTCGCTTTGGGCGAGATCAGTTAATCTGTGATCCTTGGCACTATTTGCCGGTATTGGAGAAAAAGCCCGGTGCATTACGCCATGGCGCACCGTTTGTGACCTGGGATTTGCCGGTATCGATCAAGGTGGTGCGTGATCGTATCCTTAAACAAGATAGGGGCGATAGAGCCTTTGTCGATCTGCTGTTAATACCCACAGGGCACAAGTGGCGAGAGACCTGGGGGAA